In bacterium, the DNA window AATCACACCTGCTTCGAGACGAAAGCCATCACGATAGTATATCTTCGTAAATTGAAGGTTTTTCTCCGTCACAGTATTACCAACTTCGACAATGTTGTACCCCCTATCGCGAAGACCGTCTCCAACCTCCTTGGCCCATCCTTTGTTTTCTGTGGAATTCAGGACTATGACGCGCGGTTCAAGCCCTGCGCCTTTCCTGATCGATGATTCGGTAAAGTCTATATTTATAGCTTTAGCGCCATGTAAACTTGTAAGGTCGGGTATATCGTAATCGCCGATTCCCATGTCCGGGTTAATACGATAAATATCGAAACCTGTCGAAATAAAATCATCCCTATCAGAATGGAAGTAAATGAAATCTCGATAGACTTCACCATCTTTAACATAACCCCATGCCGGCCCGAGATCGCGTGCAACCTGACTGAATGTTTTCTGGAAATTTTCACCTGTTTCAACATTGATTATCCAGATATTCCAGTATTCTGCGTTACGGTAGTCTGTGAAGCCATCGGCTGCGTAAGGCGCACTTTTTGAGTATGCAATCCACTTGCCATCGGGTGACCAGCAAGGATCTATTTCGTGTCCTGGATAAGTAGTCAATTGAGTGCTAACTTTGCCGTTTATGTCCATCATCCAGATATCGTAAGTTCCCGATTTGAAGCTTGTATAAATGATTTTATTGCCATCAGGCGATATTTGAGGGTCGAATCCTGGGCCAAGATCGGTAACACGCGCACCGCTTATGTCCATTTTGTAAATTCTAGGTAACCAAAGCGTTTCATCTGTCTTCTGCCAAGGAACAGCCGGATAAAAAAAATGGCTACAAATCTGAACAGGCGATGGAATAAATTGCTCTCCTCGCGAAAAAACAATTGAACTGCAATTCGGGTTGATATCGCCAGTGTAATCGTAGGTTCCAGTCCAAGAAATTTTTTGTGAACCACTGAGACCAGTCGCAGATTTCGCCCAAATAGTTGGGTATCCCCCGCTTAAACTCGTGTAAAGAATTCTAGAACCATCTGGGAACCACGAGGCATAAAAATCATCGGTTGGGCTGTTAGTAATTCTTGAAAAGCCCCCGGTGCCATCTGATCCGACGATCCATATATCGAAATCACCAGCTTTGCTATAGAAATCACCGGCTTCCCAGCTTTCAATAGCAATATAATCCCCCAACGGTGATATATCCGGTGAACACTCATGTGATGGGCGGCTCGTAATCCTGACCATAGAAGTGGCCTCCTCTGCGCCGGAAGCATGTGAATTATACGGCCTAGAATTGCCTCTGTCAGGAATGTAAGTCGATTGACATGTCCCCCCCAACATTGGCAATATGACGATTATTGCGATAACAAAACCAATAACTTTTTTCGCCATATTATGCTCCTTTCACCAAATCGTAAAAGCATAACAGAAAAATTAACCTATTCGAGAAACTACAAATATGATAAGGTATTGTCAAGATATATTTGAAAATAGTTTAAGTTTATGCACATAAGTTATTGATTATTAGGCTGTTACGGCATGCAAATAACTAAACACAAAATCTATAATACTTCTAACTTCATGAGTATTAATATATTAGGATGATTATCCTAATATATTACTTGATTTATTCTAGTGCTCCACAGTGGTCTTTGGAGTTTCTTTTTGCACTGCTTCGCCATTAATATAAATCTCTGGTATCGGGCCGTGAATCCCCTCCTTGCGAATAGATCTAATCGCCGCATAATGCTCCTCCAGATTACGGCTGAACCAGTGAGTGCCGTTTTCGTTAGATACAAAGAAAAGATAATCGGTTGAATCAGGCCAGAGAGCCGCAAAGATAGCTTCTATGGCCGGATTGCAAATTGCTCCGGGAGGAAGTCCGGTAAAACGATAAGTGTTGTATTTGCATGATGAAGTATCGAGATCGGCTGTAGTAAGAGTTCTGTCGAAGCTCCTAAGCCCATATATAACGGTCGGGTCGGCTTGTAGCAACATCCCGCGCCTTAGGCGATTATGATAAACACTAGCTATCACCGTCTGCTCCCATGAAACTCTCGCTTCAGCCTCGATTATGCTAGCAAGTGTTATTACTTCGTTTATACTCATATCCAATTCTTCCGCGCGATCCGACATCACGACATCCCATTTCTTTGTAAAATGTTCTGCCATGCGAGAGATCAGCGCGGAACCTGTTTCGCCCTCCGGAAGACTATATGTTTCTGGATATAGATAACCCTCGAAACTTGGAGCGTGGATATTATATTTATTCATAAGAGAACTATCGAAAGCAGCAGATACAATCGCTAAAGAGTCTATGCCGATACTATCATGAGCAATACGAGCAATATCGAAAATAGTCGAACCTTCTGGAAAAGTAGCCATAATATCGAAATAACCAGCGGTAGTTAAAGCTTTGGCTAGGTCTATTGCCGAGAGGGGTTCGTCGAATTTATATTTACCGGCACGAATTTTCCTATCTAAACTGAATAATCTCGCCGCCGTTTCAAATTTCCATGCTTCTTCAACTAAATCGGCATCCTGCAATATCTGCGCAATAGTCGAAATAGTTGCGCCTTTTGGTACGGTTATATGTATAGGCTCGTTGTATTCTAGGCCGGTTGGCACCGAATAAATCTCTATGAAAAGAAGGATGGCTACGGTCAATATACCGAGGAAACCGATAGCGAAAACAGGCAATATCTTACGTTTCAAGAGCTTCTCCCTTACTTATTGAATCAAGAAAAGTGCTTAATATAAGCGAAGCAGCAACAGCATCGACTCTGCCTTTTTCATAACTAGGTTTACCGCCGGTGGCATGTATAGCCCGAGTAGCTTCGACGCTCGTAAAACGCTCATCTTGAAAATGAAGTCCAACTCTAGGTTTGCGCTCGGCAATTTTATTCGATAATGTCGTTATTTGCACACACAATATACCTTCATCTCCAGATAAATGAAGTGGTTTGCCGAAAACGAGATCGCTGATGTCATTTTCTTCTATAATCGAACAAATTCGCGATGCAAGTGAATCAAGACCTTCGTTTTTGATAGTCTGCCAGGGTTGTGCAATAATCGCCAAAGGGTCTGAAAGAGCAAGTCCTACACGGACGAGACCATAATCTATGCCTAAATAGCGCCCCACGCTAGGAATTACTCACTATAATTCTCTGTATTAAGGCATCTGTTTCCTCAGCAGCATTATCCCAAGTGAATTTCCTGGCCCATTCCACAGCCTTTGCGCCCATATTTAGCCTTAATTCGTGATTCTGAAGAAGATTGGTTACTTTTTCAGTAAGAGAAGCTTCATTGCCGAATTCGAAAAGGAAACCGGTTTCACCTTCTAGAACCGATTCACGCAATCCGGGAGCATCAGAAACAACGACTGGCGTCCCGCAGGCCTGTGCCTCCATACCGACAATACCCCAACCTTCTTTTGGGCTTGTATTCACGGCTACCCAGGCCTTTCGAAGATATTCGACCTTTTCCTCTTCGCTAACGAAACCAGCAAACTTAACTGTCCCCTCGGAAAGTGAAAGCAAGTCCACTAGTTTTCGCAAAGCCGGAAGACCGTCACCGGAACCTATAATAATTAGTTTCACGTTGGGAATTCGTTCTTTAATTGCCGGCATGGCCTTTATTAGCACATCGACACGCTTATACGTTTTTATCCGTCCCAAATAAACAATTGTGGGATTCTCAAATTCAGGAATAGAAGCGTCAGGGAAAAAAACTTCCTGGCGAATACCGTTATAAATAATATCTATTTCCTCGCGCTTGATACCTGAATTTACTAGGTCTTCAGCAGTTGATTCGGAGACGGAGATTATTGGTAATCCTTTGTTTCTATATAATCTTAGGGCCTTGCTCTCACCCCATAGAACATACAGAGGAAACGGAAATAGATACCAGGGGAATTCTTTCCAAATGGTCTTGCCAAAGAAATGATGCACCTGGACTAGCACTGGACATTTAGCCCATTTTGCTGACATAAAAGGCATTTTATTCATGTCTTCTATGATGAGATCGAATTTCTCGCCAGAGCTCAGCAAGCGTAAATATTCAGACTTGACCCGTCTGTCAAAAGTGTTGCGATTACCCTCACTTCGGATCACTCGAATCCCATCGAGACTATCCTGATGCTTGGCACCGGGATACGAAGTGCAAAGCAAAGAAACACTATATCCATAATCACGGGCAAGACGACCGTAAATCTCATGAAGATGCACCTCGGCTCCTCCAAAAAACGGATTCGTAATATCTTGCCAATTAATTATTAATATATTCTTGCCCAAAGTCTTATCCTTTACTCTCTTCCACTTGGAAGCGTCTGAGTCTCCTTTTCTGTTGCTACCTCTTCGGTCGATTTCGTGCCGGGCTTAACAATCATCTTTGACTTTGAAGGCTGCGTCTTTTGAATAGACTCAAAATAGGATTTAATCTTCTCGTCATCAGGATGCTTTTCATGCCATGCCGTTATCTCTTCATTGAATTTTCCGGTCTCGCCAAATGAGTAGAGATAACCCAGTTGCGATTTAAAGAGAACATCGTCCTCTGGGTTCTTGATGCGGCCTTTTTCTATAATATCGAGTGTGCGACTTGTGTCACCGTATTGGTAACATAAGTCGGCGAAAAGCCGAATTAGACGAATATTTGTAGGATCTTCTTGAAGACTTGTTTCTAGAAGCTCATCAAATCTTTCCCAATTCCCTACATCTGCGAAGATATCTGCCGCAAACATTGCAATACGCCAGTCGTAAGGCAACATATCGATTGCACCTTCCATGACCTCTTTCGACTCGTCCATTCTACCTTTTGCTCTTAGGTCTAACGCCAAAGTCATGAAAGCCGTAGTGTAGTTTTGAAGAAGCTTCGCGGAATTCTCATCCTTATATATTTTATCATCTTTCAAGCCTCGGAAAAAATAAGTATCGAAAAGATAATCCCGCATAATTTCAGGTTCGACTTGTCTATCACCTTTCTGACCAGTAAGGCGATATGCAAGCCCTTCCATTCTTAAATAAGGGCCATAATTAAGCTTGTTATCAGGAGATACTGTAACAGCAAAATAAATCGGTGGTGTGAAAACATAATTAGTATCGATTTTTTCGCCAATAGTATCTTGAGTAACAGTAACCTGTGTATGGTCGATGAGATGCTTCACCATTATATCTTGAACGCGAACAACTGAACCATCCGAGGTTCTATAGGCGCGAAGTAAATCTATCTGGTCATCCGTCATCTTTATTGGAACGAAATCATGACCAAATTGGTTAATTCTTTTCGTTAATTCGGAGGATACTAGAGTAATATTCCTAGAACTGAGTTTACGATTCAAATCCAGCGAGGATTCCGCTTCCATAGTCCCTGTGATTTTTCCTCCTGAAGAACTGGTACCTGTATATTTGTAATAGTTTCTCGTCTTCAATTGCTTGATATACCAATTTGTATTAAGCAAGGAAAGATTAGCAATACAGACATCAGCTCTTTCGCCCTTCACAACTTGGAGGAACCACAATGGGAATGTGTCATTATCACCGTTTGTGTAAAGAATGCTGTTTTTATCGCATGAATTTAAAATGTTAAAAGCATAGTCATGCGGAATGTAGTTTTTACTCCGATCATGGGTAAACCAGTTAGCTTTTAATGGAATCGCTGGAAGAAGCGTGAGAATAGAACAAAGTATAAGCGTCAATGAAGCAGGAAGCTTGACAGAACGTCTAAGCTTATTAAACATAGCAAGCAATGCAGCTAATCCCAAACCTATCCACGCAGAGAAAAACATATATCCAGGGGTAAAGAAATAATCGCGATCACGAACCTCTAACTTAATCCCCTGGGTACCGTCAGAGAAGTTGATATATATTATCAACCCTAAAGTGCTCACAAGGAGCGCCAAGAATAAAAGCAACCAGAATTGTTTGTGCTTTGGGAAAAAGATGAAAAGCCCAAGCAACGAAATAAAGAAAGGAATCGTACCCCTAAGACTAGTAAGTGGCGTTGACCATTGTTTTTCGAAAAAGCCCCAAAAACCCATTCTTGGATGAACGCCAATCTGATTAACCCACGTCCCCTTACGATTGAACATGGATTCCCACATGGACTCCTGTCCGTATTGTTTTCTATCCATATAATCCGCGAAACCTTCTACAGTCTCCGGATTATTTTCGTCAATAGGCGGGTTAAGTTGCGAACGAATCAGCGTGTAGGTGCTTATCCCAAATGCTATTACGCAAACGAGAATGGTAACAAAACCTATACCGAAACTGCGTGTGGCTCTCTCTGCCTTAAGACTCCTATGTTTCATGGTTCCTGCGATTATAAAACCGAGAAGAAGAACGGCAAGTCCCACTATCGACATTCCAAGAAATATTTTAAATGTCGTTGCAACTGTGAAAAGCAATATCCAGGTGAACCAGAATATTGGATCCCTTCTTTTCCGGACACTCGAGAATACAACAAATAGGAATACTGGTGGTAGCATTATCATCACTGTTAAGTGAATCGATATTCCTAGATATAACATATAGGCTATAAATACGAGATATCTGTCGCTGTCCGGTTTATCGCGCTTTTCATACCACAACATGGCAACATATAGTACTAAGGCAGTAATGAACATGGCCGGGCCGTAAACCTCGGCCTCGACTGCATTTCCCCAGTAGGTCGAGGAAAAGGCCGCAAGCAATCCTCCAACGAGTCCTGAAACAAGCACTATGGCATATTCCGAAGCAGAATTTGCTTTAAGGAAGAATTTCTCCGCCGCACGCGAGATAATCATGAAAATAACGCCAATAGTTGTCGCATTGAAGAAACCGCTCATAAGGTTCAACTTATGCGCAACTGTGAGCTCTTCAAGACCCCATAAAGGTGCAAGGAAATCGAGAGGAAGCAAACTAACAATTCTTCCTAGAAGCAGAAATAGTGTCGCTCCTGGTGGATGCGGCACACTCAAGCTGAAACTACAGGCAATAAACTCACCGCAATCCCAGAACGGAACTGTCGGCTGAGCTGTCTGCGCATAAACGATGAAAACTACAAAAGAAATCAGAACCGCATACCATCTTCGCATTACCTTATATGCTCTATCGGTTAAACGAAAGTCGTTTCCTTCAGTTTTCTCCGTAATAGCGACACCGATCAAAGACACAAATGGCGCAATTACTCCCATGAAAAACCATTTAAGTGCGCTCTGTCCCTTACCTCTAGCAACTATCGCAGCTAGTATTCCAGTAATCGCACCCGAAATAAGCCATACGATAATATGGGTTAAAACTATACTATTCACTTGTGGCATTTTTTTTCTCCCAAAAATATTCTATATTTCATTTTCTTTCATATTAACGACCTTTATATAACCGCGATGCCAGTTGTTCTGGCAAATTTGCCGAAATTATCTTATTCGCTGCTGAATCGATGTCGTAATCTACGCGATGGAACTCGACCATCATCGATTCATCATCGAAAATAACAATACAAGCACGCGAATCGCCATCTCGCGGCTGACCAACGCTCCCAACATTGACAATATATCTATAACCACTTAAACCGGACAAAACATATGAAGAACCGCATTCTATCCGATCACCAGAAGAACACCATATGCCAGGTTTATGGCTATGCCCAACAAAACACACTCTTTCAGAAAATGCTTCGAATTGAGCAGTTATGCTGGAATTCAAGCGAATATAATGCCAGCTTTCGGGTGAAAGCGGAGAACTATGGACAATTTTTATATTATTATCATTTTTCACTAGATCAAGCGAAGCCAACCATTTTTTTTGATTTAAATCCAATTGTGCCGATGTCCATTCTATGGCAGAACGCGCGCTCTGTTTGAATTTTGAAATATCGGTTTTTCCAACAACACCATAATCATGGTTACCAGCAACCACCAAATCGGCGCGCTTCTTAATAATTTCAACACACTCCACAGGGTCGGCACCATATCCTACAATATCTCCTGCGCAAAATATCGAATCCACCGAAAAACCTTCGATATAATCTAATACTGCCTTTAACGCTTCCAAATTTGAATGAATATCGCTAATGATTGCTATTTTCATTCCTTATTCCTTTTCGCTCTCGATCTGCTCTCTCTTATCTATATCGAGGTGCCGCAGTATTCCATCGAGAAGGCCATTAACGAAACGCGCAGACTCTGAAGTTCCAAACTGTTTTGCAAGCTCGATACACTCGTTAATAGTCGTTTTAGGAGGTATGTCAGGAAAATACAGGAATTCAGCAACGCCAATTCTGAGAATATTTTTATCGACTATTGCTATCCTTTCGAGCGCCCAATTCTCTGCTCTCTCGTTAATTATATTATTTATATCTTCTATATTTTTAACTATTTCTTCTAATATGCTATTATAAAACAACTTAGAAGTTTTTGGAACCTCGTGAAATTCCACTATTTCCTCTTCAAGTTGAGAGATATTCTTTTTCCCGGCCACTTCAATCGAATAAAGTGCCATCAGTATAGCAATCCTAGCTTCTCGACGTGCTCCCATTAAGTTTTCTTCCCTTCTAAAGTTGAATAAAGATCTGCCATCTCAAGAGCATCGAGTGCTGCAACAAAGCCTTTATTCCCTGCTTTCACACCAGAACGATCCATAGCCTGATCGACGCTATCCGTTGTTAAAACACCATAAATAATGGGAATCGAAATCTGCATAGAAAGATTAGCGATACCCTTGGAAACCTCGGAAGCAACAAAATCGAAATGTGGAGTTTCACCACGGATAACAGCACCTAGGCAGATTATAGCTGAATATTCTCCTTTTCGAGCAATTTTGCTGGCAAGAGCAGGAATCTCGAAAGCCCCTGGAACACGAAATATATCTATGGCCGTGTCATTGACACCATGGCGGCAAAGACAATCTATAGAACCTGCTATCAATTTTTCTACGATAAAATCGTTGAACCTGCCCGCGACAATAGCAAATTTAGCAGCATTCTTGACAATGTATTTCCCTTCAACAACACTCATCATTACTCCTTTTGCGTTTATTCTCAGAAGACAGCTTTTCGTCAAAATCCAGAAGATGTCCCATTCTCTCTCTTTTTGTTGTAAGATATTTGATATTATCAGAATTTGGTTGTATCTCTATCGGCACTCGCTCCACTATCGAAAGACCATAACCCTCAAGACCAACTATTTTGCGAGGATTATTTGTCAAAAGACGAATAGTCGTTATACCAAGATCCGCCAATATTTGTGCTCCAATACCATAATCGCGAAGGTCTGGTGGGAAACCGAGCCTACAATTTGCTTCGACAGTATCAAAACCAAGATCCTGAATATGGTAGGCTTGCAATTTTTTCCCGATGCCAATTCCTCGTCCTTCCTGACGCATATAGAGAAGCGCACCTTGATCCTCTTGTTCTATCATCTTCATAGCGGTAGTGAGTTGGTCACCACAATCGCATCTTCGGCTTCCGAAAACGTCGCCGGTGAGACATTCATCGTGGACACGAACAAGAATATTCTGCTTACTATCAATCTTGCCCTTAACGAGGGCTATATGTTGACGGCCATCGAGAAGGGATTCGTATAGATGGATTTGAAAACTACCATATTTCGTTGGGAAATCAGCAGAAGTTACGTGGCGAACGAGTTTTTCGTTTTTGCGTCTATACTCGATTAGGTCCTCGATCGTAATAATCGGAAGCTTATATTGCGATGCTATCTTTACAAGCTCTGGAACACGCGCCATGGTGCCATCTGAGGACATAATCTCACATATCACACCAACTGGATAAAGGTTTGCTAGCCTGCAAAGATCGACAGAAGCCTCTGTATGGCCAGCTCTACGAAGAACACCACCATCAGTGGCTTTGAGGGGAAATATATGTCCGGGTCGAGAAAATTTATCCGAATCAATGCGCTGATCTGCAAGCGCACGAAGTGTCGCCGCTCGATCGGGTGCTGAAATACCCGTCGTTGTGCCATCTTTATAGTCTATCGTAACAGTAAATGGCGTTCCATGTAAAGCGGTGTTCTTATTTACCATCATGTCTAGACCGAGACTTTCCAAACGCTCGGAAACCGCTGGGGCACAGACCATTCCGCGACCATATCGAGTGAGAAAATTAACCATCTCAGAAGTCGCTTTCTCGGCAGCAGCAACAAAATCGCCTTCGTTCTCACGGTCGGCATCATCCACAACAATGATAATGCCCCCTTCGGCTATCCTGTCGATAGCCGTTTTCACATCGTCGAATTTTATAATCTCTTGAGTCGTTTTTATCTTGCCTTTATTAGATTCTCTAAATATTTAGCTAAAATATCGAACTCCAAATTTACATTCCTACCCGATAAATAATCCTTGATAATGGTAGAGTTTAGCGTTTCAGGAATAACTGCAACTGAAAATCCTCCAACTCTCTTGTCGGCAATAGTCAGACTCACTCCATCAACAGCAATAGAACCTTTTCTACTAACCAACCCATCATACTTCTTAGGATAAGATACACTTAATTCTGCAAAACCCGCCTTTTTAACAACTTTAATGACTCTACCTAAACAATCAATATGCCCCTGAACAAAATGCCCCCCAAAACGGCCATCAGCCGGTAATGCGCGTTCAAGGTTAACCTCCTTGCCAAGAAGAGCATTCCGGAGATTTGTAACCCTATAGGTCTCCTCGGAAACATCGGCAGAAAAAAAACCCGATGTCACCGCATTGACCGTAAGGCATATTCCATCTGAAGATATGCTTTCTCCAACCTTGATCGGCGAAGCGAAATTCGCTTCAAGGGTAATTTTAAGAGTTTGGCTTTTCCTTTCAATCTTTTTTATAACACCGATTCTCTCAATAATACCAGTGAACAAATCACTCAACCTCCATTATACAAAAAGTCCAAAGAAAATATATTTAAATTAATTAAAAGTCAATCGGTTAATCCATAACTACTAAATAAGAAGAATTTGTTATCTGGAATTTCAAATACCACCAGAAATTATACAAAAATCATGACAGCGCCCTCTAGTCAAATATCGAGCATATCTGTGGTGCAACCAATGAAAAATGAAACAACTAAAATTGCATAACTATGTTAGTTAGCTATTTATATTGAAATATTAATTTAAAAAGCTATAATTTTTATCAATATGAAGCATACATAT includes these proteins:
- a CDS encoding PD40 domain-containing protein, which codes for MAKKVIGFVIAIIVILPMLGGTCQSTYIPDRGNSRPYNSHASGAEEATSMVRITSRPSHECSPDISPLGDYIAIESWEAGDFYSKAGDFDIWIVGSDGTGGFSRITNSPTDDFYASWFPDGSRILYTSLSGGYPTIWAKSATGLSGSQKISWTGTYDYTGDINPNCSSIVFSRGEQFIPSPVQICSHFFYPAVPWQKTDETLWLPRIYKMDISGARVTDLGPGFDPQISPDGNKIIYTSFKSGTYDIWMMDINGKVSTQLTTYPGHEIDPCWSPDGKWIAYSKSAPYAADGFTDYRNAEYWNIWIINVETGENFQKTFSQVARDLGPAWGYVKDGEVYRDFIYFHSDRDDFISTGFDIYRINPDMGIGDYDIPDLTSLHGAKAINIDFTESSIRKGAGLEPRVIVLNSTENKGWAKEVGDGLRDRGYNIVEVGNTVTEKNLQFTKIYYRDGFRLEAGVIALKKMTGTQYIYLNDEISDADIVVALGGNKASQKVTDSAK
- the mltG gene encoding endolytic transglycosylase MltG yields the protein MKRKILPVFAIGFLGILTVAILLFIEIYSVPTGLEYNEPIHITVPKGATISTIAQILQDADLVEEAWKFETAARLFSLDRKIRAGKYKFDEPLSAIDLAKALTTAGYFDIMATFPEGSTIFDIARIAHDSIGIDSLAIVSAAFDSSLMNKYNIHAPSFEGYLYPETYSLPEGETGSALISRMAEHFTKKWDVVMSDRAEELDMSINEVITLASIIEAEARVSWEQTVIASVYHNRLRRGMLLQADPTVIYGLRSFDRTLTTADLDTSSCKYNTYRFTGLPPGAICNPAIEAIFAALWPDSTDYLFFVSNENGTHWFSRNLEEHYAAIRSIRKEGIHGPIPEIYINGEAVQKETPKTTVEH
- the ruvX gene encoding Holliday junction resolvase RuvX is translated as MGRYLGIDYGLVRVGLALSDPLAIIAQPWQTIKNEGLDSLASRICSIIEENDISDLVFGKPLHLSGDEGILCVQITTLSNKIAERKPRVGLHFQDERFTSVEATRAIHATGGKPSYEKGRVDAVAASLILSTFLDSISKGEALET
- a CDS encoding glycosyltransferase family 4 protein yields the protein MGKNILIINWQDITNPFFGGAEVHLHEIYGRLARDYGYSVSLLCTSYPGAKHQDSLDGIRVIRSEGNRNTFDRRVKSEYLRLLSSGEKFDLIIEDMNKMPFMSAKWAKCPVLVQVHHFFGKTIWKEFPWYLFPFPLYVLWGESKALRLYRNKGLPIISVSESTAEDLVNSGIKREEIDIIYNGIRQEVFFPDASIPEFENPTIVYLGRIKTYKRVDVLIKAMPAIKERIPNVKLIIIGSGDGLPALRKLVDLLSLSEGTVKFAGFVSEEEKVEYLRKAWVAVNTSPKEGWGIVGMEAQACGTPVVVSDAPGLRESVLEGETGFLFEFGNEASLTEKVTNLLQNHELRLNMGAKAVEWARKFTWDNAAEETDALIQRIIVSNS
- a CDS encoding DUF2723 domain-containing protein — translated: MPQVNSIVLTHIIVWLISGAITGILAAIVARGKGQSALKWFFMGVIAPFVSLIGVAITEKTEGNDFRLTDRAYKVMRRWYAVLISFVVFIVYAQTAQPTVPFWDCGEFIACSFSLSVPHPPGATLFLLLGRIVSLLPLDFLAPLWGLEELTVAHKLNLMSGFFNATTIGVIFMIISRAAEKFFLKANSASEYAIVLVSGLVGGLLAAFSSTYWGNAVEAEVYGPAMFITALVLYVAMLWYEKRDKPDSDRYLVFIAYMLYLGISIHLTVMIMLPPVFLFVVFSSVRKRRDPIFWFTWILLFTVATTFKIFLGMSIVGLAVLLLGFIIAGTMKHRSLKAERATRSFGIGFVTILVCVIAFGISTYTLIRSQLNPPIDENNPETVEGFADYMDRKQYGQESMWESMFNRKGTWVNQIGVHPRMGFWGFFEKQWSTPLTSLRGTIPFFISLLGLFIFFPKHKQFWLLLFLALLVSTLGLIIYINFSDGTQGIKLEVRDRDYFFTPGYMFFSAWIGLGLAALLAMFNKLRRSVKLPASLTLILCSILTLLPAIPLKANWFTHDRSKNYIPHDYAFNILNSCDKNSILYTNGDNDTFPLWFLQVVKGERADVCIANLSLLNTNWYIKQLKTRNYYKYTGTSSSGGKITGTMEAESSLDLNRKLSSRNITLVSSELTKRINQFGHDFVPIKMTDDQIDLLRAYRTSDGSVVRVQDIMVKHLIDHTQVTVTQDTIGEKIDTNYVFTPPIYFAVTVSPDNKLNYGPYLRMEGLAYRLTGQKGDRQVEPEIMRDYLFDTYFFRGLKDDKIYKDENSAKLLQNYTTAFMTLALDLRAKGRMDESKEVMEGAIDMLPYDWRIAMFAADIFADVGNWERFDELLETSLQEDPTNIRLIRLFADLCYQYGDTSRTLDIIEKGRIKNPEDDVLFKSQLGYLYSFGETGKFNEEITAWHEKHPDDEKIKSYFESIQKTQPSKSKMIVKPGTKSTEEVATEKETQTLPSGRE
- a CDS encoding metallophosphoesterase family protein; this encodes MKIAIISDIHSNLEALKAVLDYIEGFSVDSIFCAGDIVGYGADPVECVEIIKKRADLVVAGNHDYGVVGKTDISKFKQSARSAIEWTSAQLDLNQKKWLASLDLVKNDNNIKIVHSSPLSPESWHYIRLNSSITAQFEAFSERVCFVGHSHKPGIWCSSGDRIECGSSYVLSGLSGYRYIVNVGSVGQPRDGDSRACIVIFDDESMMVEFHRVDYDIDSAANKIISANLPEQLASRLYKGR
- the nusB gene encoding transcription antitermination factor NusB encodes the protein MGARREARIAILMALYSIEVAGKKNISQLEEEIVEFHEVPKTSKLFYNSILEEIVKNIEDINNIINERAENWALERIAIVDKNILRIGVAEFLYFPDIPPKTTINECIELAKQFGTSESARFVNGLLDGILRHLDIDKREQIESEKE
- a CDS encoding 6,7-dimethyl-8-ribityllumazine synthase yields the protein MSVVEGKYIVKNAAKFAIVAGRFNDFIVEKLIAGSIDCLCRHGVNDTAIDIFRVPGAFEIPALASKIARKGEYSAIICLGAVIRGETPHFDFVASEVSKGIANLSMQISIPIIYGVLTTDSVDQAMDRSGVKAGNKGFVAALDALEMADLYSTLEGKKT
- a CDS encoding bifunctional 3,4-dihydroxy-2-butanone-4-phosphate synthase/GTP cyclohydrolase II; translation: MKFDDVKTAIDRIAEGGIIIVVDDADRENEGDFVAAAEKATSEMVNFLTRYGRGMVCAPAVSERLESLGLDMMVNKNTALHGTPFTVTIDYKDGTTTGISAPDRAATLRALADQRIDSDKFSRPGHIFPLKATDGGVLRRAGHTEASVDLCRLANLYPVGVICEIMSSDGTMARVPELVKIASQYKLPIITIEDLIEYRRKNEKLVRHVTSADFPTKYGSFQIHLYESLLDGRQHIALVKGKIDSKQNILVRVHDECLTGDVFGSRRCDCGDQLTTAMKMIEQEDQGALLYMRQEGRGIGIGKKLQAYHIQDLGFDTVEANCRLGFPPDLRDYGIGAQILADLGITTIRLLTNNPRKIVGLEGYGLSIVERVPIEIQPNSDNIKYLTTKRERMGHLLDFDEKLSSENKRKRSNDECC
- a CDS encoding riboflavin synthase — encoded protein: MSDLFTGIIERIGVIKKIERKSQTLKITLEANFASPIKVGESISSDGICLTVNAVTSGFFSADVSEETYRVTNLRNALLGKEVNLERALPADGRFGGHFVQGHIDCLGRVIKVVKKAGFAELSVSYPKKYDGLVSRKGSIAVDGVSLTIADKRVGGFSVAVIPETLNSTIIKDYLSGRNVNLEFDILAKYLENLIKAR